The DNA sequence GACTAATAACGGCATCACTTTTTTTCAAAAACTCATCTTCGAAGCCATAGGCTCCTCCAATGAAAAATTTAATCGACATTTTATCATTTAAAAGCTTACTAAAATCAAAACTGTCGATTAATTTTCCATCAGGATGTAAAGTTATACTAAAACTTTTACCCGTATAAGGCTCTAAAACCTTCGTATATGCCTTTTGTGCGGCATCTGGTGAGATAGTGTGTGCTTTTGTTACATCTTTAGTAAAAATTTCAGTATCACTCACATTTGCAAAGCGAGAAATCATCTTTGTTAGGTCTTTATATAAAGGATCATAGATTGATTTTTCTTTTTTTGCTATTGATACTATCTCTATATTCATGATATTAAACCGCTTCCGATCACATGATAAGTCACATTTTCAAAGCGATCTGATTGTTTTACTCCGCCAATTGCGGCTACATAATGTTTTGAATGTTGTGCTATACGATCTAAGTCATCACCTAATACGGCACAAATATCTTTCTTTGTAGCCGTATCTCTGTATGCACCTAAACCGATATAGTTCAGATCCATTTCATTAGCCTCTAAAACCTCTTCTTTGTTATGTGTAGAGATCCCTAAGATCTTATCGTTTCCAATAACGTTGCGAAGAATTTTGACCGCTTTTTTCGGATCTGCATCTATAGCATCAAGATCTTCCTGTCCTACATGTACACCATCGCAAAATTCTATAAGTTCATAGGCGTCGTTTACAATTAAAAAACCTTCATAAAGCTTTCTAATTTTAATAAGCTGTTGTTTTATGACTGAAACATCTGCAGTTTTATTTCTATACTGAATAATCTCAGCATTATTAGCCTTTGCAATATCAATATACTCTTCGATAGAGATGCCTCTACCATCAAGCATCTCCTGATCACAAAGTGCATATAAACGCATTTTAATCTTTTTTTAGAAGTGTTAAAAGGTCTGAAAGTGTCTTTTTAAGCTCGTTTCTATTTACGATCATATCGATTGAACCTTTTTCAAGTAAGAACTCAGCTCTTTGGAAACCATCCGGGAGTTCTGAACCAATAGTTTGCTCAATTACCCTTTGACCTGCAAAACCGATGAGTGCACCCGGTTCAGCAATAATAATATCACCTAATGTTGCAAACGAAGCAGAAACACCACCCATTGTAGGATCTGTTAAAACAGAGATATAAGGAAGATTATGCTGACCAAGTTTTGCTAATGCCGCAGAAGTTTTAGACATTTGTAAAAGTGAGAATGTACTCTCTTGCATTCTCGCTCCACCTGAAGCAGAGAAGATAATAAGACCATGTTTGTTTGCAATTGCACGATTTACAGCACGTACAATTTTTTCACCCTCTACAGATCCAAGAGAACCACCCATAAATGAGAAGTCAAAAATCACAAGTTCTACACCAACACCGTTCATCATACAGCTACCGCTTACAACTGAAGATTTTCTACCAGTTTTAGCAAAACCCTCTTCAACACGTTTTGTGTATGGTTTCGAGTCAACAAATTTAAGTGGATCAACAGGCTCTAATGAAGCATCGTGTTCTATAAAGCTTCCCTCATCAGCCAATAGTGCTATACGCTCTTTCACACCGATACGGATGTGAAATCCACATTTAGGACATACATAGTTTTGATTTTCAACCTCTTTGTAGTACATTAAAGAGTGACAAGATTTACATTTAATCCATTGAGCAGACGCTTCAACTTTTTCAGGTTCTTTTGTTTGTGATGATCTTGTAAAAAGGTTTAGTAAATTCAAAAAAATATCCTTCAATTATATTAGTGGAGAATTATAGCAAATTTATATTGAAAAATTGAAATTTTTAAAAGGATAGTTTAAAATATTATATCTCCGAAGATGGAGATATAATTAGTTAAGAAGTGAATCTACGATACTACGAGCAGCTTCGCGACCGTCATATGCAGCAGTTACAACAAGATCTGCTCCACGGAAACAGTCTCCTCCGGCATATACGCCCGAAGTAGTTGTTTCATGAGTTTCATCGTTAATAATGATTCCACCCCACGAATTTGTTTCAATCCCGTTTTCAGCCAAGAATGAAGGAACTACAGGATCAAATCCTAAAGACATAATGATAACGTCAGCATTTACACGGTACTCGCTGCCTTTTACCTCTTCCATTCTTTGACGGCCAGACTCATCTTTTGCACCAAGAGATGTCTTTACAACTTCTACCGCAACAGCTTGACCGTTTTCATTTACGATAATCTCTTTCGGTGATACTTGGAAAGTAAAGTCAACACCCTCTTCCATAGCATTTTTATACTCTTTTTTAGAACCTGGCATATTGTGTTCATCTCTACGGTAAAGACACGTTACAGATCTTGCACCTTCACGTTTAGCAGTACGTAAACAGTCCATAGCAGTGTCACCACCACCGATTACCACAACATTTAGGTCTTTAAAGTCAAATCTTTTATCATAATCTGTTTTAAAGTTTTTCTTTTGAATATTTGTTAAATACTCCATAGCAGCATATACATTTGGTGCTTTCTCACCTGAAATACCCGCATTTTTCCCTTTTGTCGCACCGATACCGATAAACATTGCATCATGTTTATTAGCAATATCTTCAAAAGTAATATCTTTACCAACTTCACAGTTTAGAACAAGTTCAAGACCAGCTTCTTGAAGTAATTTTACACGACGATCAACAATTTTTTTGTCAAGTTTAAAGTTAGGGATACCATATGTTAAAAGCCCACCTGCACGATCTGCTCTTTCATACATAGTCACTGCAATACCTGAACGAAGCAGATATGTTGCAGCTGAAAGTCCTGCAGGGCCACTTCCGATTACTGCTACTTTTTTATCTGTCGTAATTCCAGGAAAATCTGGTTTTAGTCCAGCTTTAAAGCCCTCTTCATTAATGTACGTTTCAACAGAACCGATAGTAATAGCACCGTGTCCGTCATTTAACGTACAATCACCTTCACACAGTCTGTCATGAGGACAAACTCTTCCCATAACTTCTGGGAATGGAGATGGTTCATTAGAGAGTTTAAATGCAAATTCAAGATCTTTTTCACTTACAGCTTTTAACCATTGTGGAATGTAGTTGTGAAGTGGACACTTATTTAAACAATAAGGATCCCCACATTGAATACATCTGTCACTTTGTGAAGATGCATCGTTTGTAGTGAAAACTTCATAAATCTCTTTAAAATCTTTTGTTCTCTCAACTACTAATCTTTTTGTAGGATCGATTCTTTCTACTGTTAAAAATTCTCTCATAATTAATCTCCATTCTCTAAGTTAAGAGGTAATTTTGTTAAGTTTTTAGGTTTTACTAACCAGAAGTTTCTTACTTCTGTTCTAAAATTATCTAGAATTGCTTTCCCTTTTTCACTACCTGTCTCAACAATATAATCTTTTAGTAAACGTTTTAGGTAATGTCTCGCTTCGTCACCCTCGTCAGTATCAATTCTTACTGCTTCAACTAACTCATGGTTTACGTTTTCAATAAATTGATGCTCTTCATCGTAAACAAATGCAACACCACCCGTCATACCGGCACCAAAGTTGATTCCAGTTTTACCAAGGATAGTTACAACACCACCAGTCATATATTCACAAGCATTGTCTCCAGTACCTTCAACAATTGCAAGTGCTCCAGAGTTTCTAACTGCAAAACGCTCACCTACACTTCCTG is a window from the Sulfurimonas sp. C5 genome containing:
- a CDS encoding 23S rRNA (pseudouridine(1915)-N(3))-methyltransferase RlmH, which encodes MNIEIVSIAKKEKSIYDPLYKDLTKMISRFANVSDTEIFTKDVTKAHTISPDAAQKAYTKVLEPYTGKSFSITLHPDGKLIDSFDFSKLLNDKMSIKFFIGGAYGFEDEFLKKSDAVISLGKITMSHKIAKAVLLEQIYRGFSILNNHPYHK
- a CDS encoding thiamine phosphate synthase; the encoded protein is MRLYALCDQEMLDGRGISIEEYIDIAKANNAEIIQYRNKTADVSVIKQQLIKIRKLYEGFLIVNDAYELIEFCDGVHVGQEDLDAIDADPKKAVKILRNVIGNDKILGISTHNKEEVLEANEMDLNYIGLGAYRDTATKKDICAVLGDDLDRIAQHSKHYVAAIGGVKQSDRFENVTYHVIGSGLIS
- the accD gene encoding acetyl-CoA carboxylase, carboxyltransferase subunit beta → MNLLNLFTRSSQTKEPEKVEASAQWIKCKSCHSLMYYKEVENQNYVCPKCGFHIRIGVKERIALLADEGSFIEHDASLEPVDPLKFVDSKPYTKRVEEGFAKTGRKSSVVSGSCMMNGVGVELVIFDFSFMGGSLGSVEGEKIVRAVNRAIANKHGLIIFSASGGARMQESTFSLLQMSKTSAALAKLGQHNLPYISVLTDPTMGGVSASFATLGDIIIAEPGALIGFAGQRVIEQTIGSELPDGFQRAEFLLEKGSIDMIVNRNELKKTLSDLLTLLKKD
- a CDS encoding glutamate synthase subunit beta; protein product: MREFLTVERIDPTKRLVVERTKDFKEIYEVFTTNDASSQSDRCIQCGDPYCLNKCPLHNYIPQWLKAVSEKDLEFAFKLSNEPSPFPEVMGRVCPHDRLCEGDCTLNDGHGAITIGSVETYINEEGFKAGLKPDFPGITTDKKVAVIGSGPAGLSAATYLLRSGIAVTMYERADRAGGLLTYGIPNFKLDKKIVDRRVKLLQEAGLELVLNCEVGKDITFEDIANKHDAMFIGIGATKGKNAGISGEKAPNVYAAMEYLTNIQKKNFKTDYDKRFDFKDLNVVVIGGGDTAMDCLRTAKREGARSVTCLYRRDEHNMPGSKKEYKNAMEEGVDFTFQVSPKEIIVNENGQAVAVEVVKTSLGAKDESGRQRMEEVKGSEYRVNADVIIMSLGFDPVVPSFLAENGIETNSWGGIIINDETHETTTSGVYAGGDCFRGADLVVTAAYDGREAARSIVDSLLN